From the genome of Dehalococcoidia bacterium, one region includes:
- the speD gene encoding adenosylmethionine decarboxylase, translated as MPTSTLSWTGGVDFLSERKGVDKMHLIIDGFGADRKMLESEDKIYELLDRYPSQINMTKVAPPRVFRFIGSKPEDWGVSGFVIIAESHISIHTFPERRYINIDIFSCKDFDDKQAIEDMKEKFGLAEFKTYLLGRGLQDAPIEMAHSKAV; from the coding sequence ATGCCGACTTCCACTCTCTCCTGGACAGGGGGGGTGGATTTTTTATCTGAGAGAAAGGGGGTCGATAAGATGCACTTAATTATCGACGGTTTTGGAGCAGACCGAAAGATGCTCGAAAGCGAAGACAAGATTTACGAGCTTCTTGACAGATACCCTTCCCAGATAAATATGACGAAGGTCGCTCCTCCTCGTGTTTTCCGTTTTATCGGTTCCAAGCCTGAGGACTGGGGAGTATCCGGTTTCGTTATTATCGCGGAGAGTCACATCAGCATACATACCTTCCCCGAGAGACGGTATATAAATATCGATATATTCTCCTGCAAAGACTTCGACGACAAACAGGCCATAGAGGACATGAAAGAAAAGTTCGGCCTCGCGGAGTTCAAAACTTACCTGCTGGGCCGGGGACTGCAGGACGCCCCCATAGAGATGGCACATAGCAAAGCCGTCTAG
- a CDS encoding site-2 protease family protein, translating to MGKSFRIGKIFGIPVMVDFSWFLGFILFAVLLSTSFLPGAYPDWDAFHHWTIGVTIVLLLFGSVLVHELSHSIVSRKKGIPVKSITLFIFGGVAQIDKEAAQPKTELLISIAGPVSSLLLAGIFYGIAYLCNGWNDYLFALTGYLSFVNLILAAFNMIPGFPLDGGRVLRAVIWMTTGNYSRATRIATTAGSAISIAMIAAGVLIFFLWGYFSGIWLIFIGFLLNSAARANYQQTALRENLKGYTAQDVIIRDAPHLARYVNLMDLVEGAFVRSPHNLYLVTDGDEVAGILTLWQIRKVPQRQWSLTTVANIMTPVEQMQTVRPTDEASSVLEKFARSQDEALAVSIDGKVAGIITRQGLFDFARRLQILKG from the coding sequence TTGGGCAAGTCTTTTCGAATAGGTAAAATCTTCGGAATCCCCGTGATGGTGGATTTCAGCTGGTTCCTTGGCTTCATCCTCTTTGCCGTACTGCTGTCCACCTCATTCCTGCCCGGCGCCTATCCCGATTGGGACGCATTCCATCACTGGACAATCGGGGTTACTATCGTACTGCTGCTGTTCGGATCGGTATTGGTGCATGAACTGTCACACTCGATTGTGAGCAGGAAGAAGGGCATCCCGGTAAAAAGCATCACGCTTTTCATATTCGGGGGAGTAGCGCAAATTGATAAAGAGGCGGCACAGCCAAAAACAGAACTGTTGATCTCCATCGCCGGCCCCGTAAGCAGCCTGCTGCTGGCCGGGATATTCTACGGCATCGCATACCTGTGCAACGGCTGGAATGATTATCTGTTTGCGCTGACGGGGTACCTGTCCTTCGTGAACCTGATCCTGGCCGCGTTTAACATGATCCCCGGCTTCCCGCTCGACGGCGGCCGCGTACTGCGCGCCGTGATATGGATGACTACGGGCAACTACTCCCGGGCCACCAGGATAGCGACAACCGCAGGCAGCGCGATATCGATAGCTATGATCGCGGCCGGAGTGCTGATATTTTTCCTGTGGGGATACTTTTCAGGTATATGGCTTATTTTCATAGGATTCCTTTTGAACAGCGCGGCCCGGGCCAATTACCAGCAGACAGCGCTGCGCGAGAACCTCAAAGGATACACCGCTCAGGACGTAATTATACGGGACGCACCCCATCTTGCCCGCTACGTAAACCTCATGGACCTCGTCGAAGGGGCATTTGTCAGATCGCCGCACAATCTTTATCTGGTAACGGACGGCGACGAGGTGGCCGGGATACTCACTTTATGGCAGATAAGAAAAGTGCCGCAGAGACAATGGAGTCTCACCACCGTCGCGAACATAATGACGCCGGTGGAGCAGATGCAAACGGTCCGCCCGACGGACGAAGCGTCTTCGGTACTTGAGAAGTTCGCCAGGAGCCAGGATGAAGCCCTGGCAGTTTCAATCGACGGTAAGGTCGCAGGGATAATCACAAGGCAAGGCCTGTTCGATTTCGCCCGGCGTCTGCAGATTCTAAAAGGCTAG
- a CDS encoding zinc ribbon domain-containing protein — MPLYEYKCEKCGKQFDVRQCYGEDGSKLKCPRCAEPNPRKQITGFAPQGSGGSTESGQSCYIPRRGG, encoded by the coding sequence ATGCCACTCTATGAATACAAATGCGAAAAATGCGGCAAACAGTTCGATGTTCGCCAGTGCTATGGAGAGGACGGCTCCAAGTTGAAATGCCCCAGGTGCGCGGAGCCCAACCCGCGCAAGCAGATCACCGGCTTTGCTCCTCAAGGCTCCGGCGGTTCGACCGAGAGCGGGCAGTCCTGCTATATCCCAAGAAGGGGCGGTTGA
- the speB gene encoding agmatinase encodes MTTEMFYPRRSFSFPPKYCELKDAKVVVLPIPYDSTVDWRAGTREGPNAIIDASHFLEQYDHELGCYIHDLGIHTLPELVPSMKGPEETVERVYKATKQLLGKGKFVVMLGGEHSLTAGTVRAYRERFKNMSVLQLDAHSDLRDEYEDTKFNHACVMRRVHELCPIVQVGIRSMGQDDMDYIKKKKLRPFYAKETPLTRADEKAIVSQLSDDVYITIDLDVFDPSIMAAVGTPEPGGMGWYEVIRLLKLVAKEKRIVGFDVMELAPREGPIACTYLAAKLTYKLIGLSLID; translated from the coding sequence ATGACCACAGAGATGTTCTATCCCCGGCGCAGTTTCTCGTTCCCTCCAAAATACTGCGAACTTAAGGACGCAAAAGTAGTCGTGCTGCCTATCCCCTACGACAGCACCGTCGACTGGCGCGCCGGCACCCGCGAAGGACCCAACGCCATCATCGACGCCTCGCATTTCCTGGAACAGTACGACCACGAATTAGGCTGCTACATACACGACTTGGGCATACATACGCTCCCCGAGCTTGTGCCTTCGATGAAGGGCCCGGAGGAGACCGTCGAACGCGTGTATAAAGCGACGAAGCAACTGCTCGGCAAGGGCAAGTTCGTCGTCATGCTCGGCGGGGAGCACTCGCTGACCGCGGGCACGGTGCGCGCATATCGTGAGCGATTCAAGAACATGTCGGTGCTGCAACTCGATGCCCATTCCGACCTGCGAGACGAATACGAGGACACCAAATTCAACCACGCCTGCGTCATGCGCCGCGTGCACGAGCTATGCCCCATCGTTCAGGTAGGCATCCGCAGCATGGGTCAGGACGACATGGATTACATCAAGAAGAAGAAGCTGCGCCCGTTCTACGCCAAGGAAACCCCGCTGACCCGGGCCGACGAGAAAGCGATAGTATCACAGCTCTCCGACGACGTTTATATCACTATCGACCTCGATGTGTTCGATCCGTCTATCATGGCCGCTGTGGGCACACCGGAGCCCGGCGGCATGGGCTGGTACGAGGTCATTCGATTGCTCAAACTTGTCGCAAAAGAGAAACGCATCGTCGGCTTCGATGTCATGGAGCTGGCCCCGCGCGAAGGGCCGATCGCCTGCACCTACCTTGCCGCCAAGTTGACTTATAAGCTCATCGGGCTATCGCTCATAGATTAA